TAGGCTATTGTTTGTAGGCAGCCATATAACAAGCATTTAATCCAAAATCCAAAAGCACAAAAATTGTCATgggttacattacatttattgcaAATCTTATGCAAACAGGAAGCTGTTTTTATAAAAAGCAGACAAGTAAGGATTTAAAAAGTGAATGTTTATGTAACAATATGTTAAATACAAGGAAAGTGAGATGCCTAGTGGTACAATTGCTAGCACTGGTGCCTCATACTGTAGCTCTAGAGACCCGGCTTTGAGTTCAGTGACCTGATAAACGGTGTCAGAATTTGACCCAGCGCTGGCAAGCTATACAAGGCTGTGGCTGCAACactgttttgctttcattttaaaaatttattaaaagggGTGAAGTGGTTGGTGCTCCAACATTCTTTTTCTGCTGCCATAGGACTCTATCTCAGTCACGCacctaactaaaaaaaaaaaatctaatgctgATATCTAAAACTGGAATTGTTACTTGAAACTCTAACTTTCCCTCATAACTAAGATTGTCATGTATTTTGTTTGCTAGCTGTAATAGTTACACCCTTCTACTTATTCACAAATGACACAGTAATTTAGTTTTGTTCTTGTCATCTATCATAATCTCCCTTCAAAAGATTGTGATTTGTTACTATAAATAATGACTTTTAAAGAACTCACACCCATTTTATTCTTTCTTATGCAACCTATTTTTTATAGTGAAACATTACTGTTTCCTTTCCCACCTTAACCTTAATAGGTGTTTTTATCCAAGTTCCCATGTTCTtgctgaagaatttattttaaagtaacagctggaatCCACGATACTGTTTGATCATGTCACCTCATATTCTTCATTTGCTTACACTGTTCAGCTCCTTCATTTTCTTcacatagctcatacctctcagtgCCAGAATCATCTTGTTTCCTCCTATTCTGGTCTTTCTGTACCACTActctctttttttgtaatatggagccTAAAACGTAACACAACACTCAAGGTGAGTCTTCACTAGTGTGTTATCAAACTTCCCATTGTgaattcaaatgtaacatttgtaCTTCTTAtgtaaatctaacatttctactttttaTGTGTAACAGCTTAAATTTACTAATATTAAATTTCATATGTGACAGTTCTGTCCAAGTCAGCCTGCTGCCAACTTTCCTCTATAACAATTTAGATGATTTTACATTAGCTACCTTTCCCCCAAGTTTGGTATTATCTTTAACTTTAACccacatgttatttatattcttctctaattgtgtatgtatattaaaaataaaagtggccTCAACAACAAGATTACATCTCTTTTGAATTGTTGGCTGCTACACCTCATGTATGGTGATGTTTGACAAAGCATGGGTATCCTTTGCATAGAAAAGTTAATTTACTACAAAATGCTGTGAAGCTCTCATAAGGTTGCTGTTCACTTTTAACAATGctgacattatttttttacattcttttttcatataaagatgTCAGCATTTTAAGATTTTCAAAAAATCTATAATAAAACAACTCACCCAGACTGTTCTCAATCCTTTTCAATTCAATTTCCTCTGATGAATCTGGAGTAGTTGCAACCATTTTCCTCAAGTTAATATTGAACATTCTCATAGACTCATCTGTTACCGTAACCTGTATAGAATTATTGCTGAATGCTTCCTCTAGGATGAAGTTTGTCTCCAAGGTGAAAGGTGTGGATTGGTTCTTTTCATGGTAGTACCATTGCACATCACATCTGACCAGTTCCTGGTTTCGCTTTTCTAGCTCCCTTTTTAATAAGCTATTTACAAGTAGCTGAACTTGTTGGACAATGTATATCACATCATCTCGAAGACCTTTTAACAATAGCCTGCTTTTATCATGCTGATCAACGGAAACatgaacacttttgttttttgcagtctCCAAAAGCGTTTGGATATCTTGAACACTAAGGCTGAAGATATTGTCATCTTGCAGGCTTTCTTCATGGTAGACAGTATTGaatacagattctagattatctttGGCCTCTTTCACATTTTTTGAGTGCCACCCAATCACATTAAAAAGAGCTGGTGGCACATCTTCATCTGGGATGAGTGATAAGATGTCAATTGAAGGTTTGCagtaattttctatttttaattttttcttctcctttagTTTCATCtctgtgaaatggaaaaaaaaaatcaagaataactgcattgtcactgatatgagtgaaaccagaataaaaattaaaaactggccACCTATTGGCAAAATTATTTAAGTGGGATAAACACAGGCAGAATGTtaagaataaataaacatactCTTCTGTTACTTTTTCCAAGGCAGAAACTACACTGCCAACCTTAAAGAAACAATATGATCTCAACTCTTCTAGTCTGGGACTGTGCCTTGTCACCTATGCTTCTACATGTTCATCTTTTCACCTATGCTTCTAGATGTTCACCTCACATCTGGTCTCCTACCAGTTACATAGGCAACATGACCTTACTATTCATTGCTTGGAACCATAAAGTACCCTCTCTCTGGAAGAATGTGTTCCCACCTCCAGTTATGCCCCATTGTGGCATTCtcgcattctctctctctctctgttgcttGACGAGATGGTCATGGGTACCCAGCCTCTGCTGGGTCACTTGCTGTATCGTCATCGTGGggaaataattttaacatttctaGAACTCTGTCTAGCTTGTGCTAAAGTCCTTACCTGATTTCCTACTGGAAGAGCCAGTATGTACAAACCCTCCTAACAGACCCTGCATTTCAGTGCTAGCATGAATGAGGAAGAAGTCTGTTTGATGTTTGGAGGTCTTCTGGGGAATTAATGGACATATCCAGGTTCACTTTGTGCCCTTGCCTCTAGCAAACTTTTGCCAGCTgcaaaatctaacatactgtgaCAATACATTATATTTTTCAAACTTTTAACATTGAATTAAACAATAGTAATTAGAGTATTGAGTAAAAGAGTAAATAAATCATAcacatcagtaggctttgcactcTAGAAACCAAGtaacccaaactattctataatattccagtaattatttaccactctgatgctgatctttctgatcataaaacaggtcattacgatagcaattgacaggaagaatttataattaattacagaattacagtatttgcaaTAATTCTCAAGATATtatcaaaaattaatttgcaggttcctctagagtgcttctttctcttgcatgatttggttCAAAGACTAATCAACACATCGTCATTTCATAACAggtttaagtttcaagtttggtattctgtccagccatttcacctctagactgtcctcaagaaactgtggcacacaggcACCCACCCATAATCGAGAtgtcaatgttttcggtatcaggggaccctaaaacctCGAGATTTgtcgaaaaccggagatcgaaatttttgatgaatttgggtttggtccaaacatttgtgcatgggtcAAACTACTGCATACCAGTCCAGTATCTTCAGTTTGTACTCAGTTCAGACTGCTTCAAACTAGAACCTGGTACTAGAcgaggatgccccctgtcactaCTGGTATTTACAATTGcgattgagccactggcagtttactgttgaaatgcttatgagataaaggggattatcagagaaggacttgaacagaaaatatcactatatgcagatgatatggtactatatatataagatccacaaaatactgtgcctgctgtCCTAACAGTGCTTGCAAAATTTCATTAGATTTcaggactcaaaattaatttgaataaaagtgtgctctttccagtgacctctctagcacacaatattagattggacaccttccgttttatcattgcagatcagtttaaatccctaggggtaaacatcacaaataaacatgAAGCTCATTATCAACAAttgccatgcacagaattcacactaGCTCCATACGAGCAAATCATACAATTATTATCAatgtaaaatcttttattgagcacatctgtctcatttaaaattgtccaaaatgtttccagggctgaTCCAGCCTGTGAATGTTataatcaagctccagcctcattgggccatatgttttggtcctgcaccaaattaacatcatttaggaccaaaatctttaaatgcctttcagacagccttggtgtcacaattactCCTgatccattaatagctgtgtttggtgtactcccagatgggcttaaagtggagaaggacaaacaaactgcaattgtCTCTACAGTACTTCACTATTAGAACATAGACTTTTCTTGCTCAATTACAAGAATCCTAACCCATCTCTTTTAAGTCATTGATGctatgtactatttgaaattagaaaaaatctaattcttagttagaggatctgttaaaaacctttttaaaacctggcagcaCTTAAACTGGGGAAAAttattttctctcccttttattttctactcttaaagtttaaCTCTGGCTGTTGGCTTTGCTCAcattctcatgggtgggggttgatttgaatttagttttgttaagtttgactggcttatatggaatgttacttgcatttaataaattcaataaaattttaacaaaaaaaaaaaagaaatttttgatgaatctaaaactTTCGCTTTTcccccatagacaataggttatggtgtaGTGGTATATATtcaaaaaggatgaaggtccaaatttttagagtcctggtgcttcctgtcttgttatatggttgcaagacatgaactctatccagtgacctgacacgaagactggactcctttggtactgtctctccagagaatccttgggtaccactggtttgactttgtgtcgaatgagcggttgctcatggagtcctgaatgaggaacattacctgcattgtgagggagcaacAGTTACAgcattacggccatgtggcgcaattccccgagggtgatcgggctcataggatcctcattgttggggacccgagtggctggaccaggccaaggggtcacccatgtaacacctggctatggcagacagaaagtaatttctggagggtgagactggaccgcgtgtgtgcctggggggttgccaactggcatcccaagctgtttcgtcatgtggtgggtgcagcaacgcattgTTGTACATGTACCCCAACttaacttgacttgcttgtgGGGAGGGGGGTGGTGTCGCAAAGCAAAAAAGCAAGTATGGTCTCTGTTGCAAGAGTGTTATCTCTGAGAATTTCAGGACAATTATTCTATTCATTGTCACATAAATAATTGTAGGTGCACAAACACTGAGCTGCAAGTACAGTAGCCTAATTgttatcacaaatatttttagtcaTTGATATTATATAAATCATACAGTTCCATGCAAAAATTTGCACAACCTggccaaataaaatattttgttgacattgcaataaaagcagtatataaaaaattaatagcaAACTATAAAACTAAATTTGTATGTATAATGTACAATTATGATTTATCTGatgacataaaaaaatgaaagaataaatgttGGATGTGCAAATATTTGATCACCCTATTAAGTCAGTACTTAACACTCCCTTAAGCACAAATCACAGCTTGCAGATGTTTTTTATAGCCATCTCTGTGTCTTTTCCCTGTTCTTTCTTGCAGGTGTTAGATGTTCTTGTGCTGCTTTTTTTGCATACCACCTTGTGTTTCTTGAGATATTTCATACATGATTTTGAAGAGTGTTTTAGATCATTGTCCTGTTGTGGAAGCCATCTTTTTTACCTTGAGTTTTCTGACTGGCTGTCTGAAATTCTCCTAAAGGATTTTTTGATATTAAGTGGAATCAATTCTTCACTGTACCTGGAATGTTTCCTGTGACATTAgctgccacacaaccccaaagtatAACAGATCCACCCCTGTACTTCACAATTGCCAAAATGATTTATTCTTTGAATGCTGCTCATTTTTTCTCCAAACAAATCATTTGTAGTTCTTGCTGAAGAGTCTGATCTTATCTTCTTCTGTCCACAGCATTTGGTTCAAAAATGCCTCTGTCTTATGCAGATGCTGTTTTTTGAGATGAGATCGTACATAAGGTTTCCTTCTGGTGGCTCTTCTATAAAAGCCATGTCTGTGTAAAAAATTGCTGCACAGGCGAACAGTTCACAGCCACTCTTTTCTCTGTTAATCCTGCCTGCAAGTGTCTTGCTGTTCTATGGGGGTTTTGTTTGGCCTCCCTGCACAATATATAAACTGTTCAATTAATCTATTTTCTTGACTTTCCAGATCGTCTTCACCCTCATGGTTCCTCAAACTACCATTTCCTAAAGATGTTGTGGAAATCACTTGCTAGAAGCACTTTAATAACTTTTTATGGCCTACCATTTCATTGTAGGCATcaattagtttaattttcagATCCTCAGTCAGTTTCTTAGGAGAGCTCATGGTTGTTGAGTTTTGTCATAGAATTTAGTAAGCTGCTAAACTGTCAGCTGACACTTCCTTTGTACAAATATTGACTAGATTAACACCTAATACGCTAAGTCAGACAAGCCAAATGGCATAACAGA
This portion of the Polypterus senegalus isolate Bchr_013 unplaced genomic scaffold, ASM1683550v1 scaffold_455, whole genome shotgun sequence genome encodes:
- the LOC120520941 gene encoding protein mono-ADP-ribosyltransferase PARP14 is translated as VIQERKCHFDFKDFKMNMETEETSFFHSLTSLVDEVTIMMDRVKLQLVFGDIAQESSDIIVNSTSFNNPPLGVSKVLLTAAGSEVEQEFENACKRQKNNMVITKAGSLNCKNIVHICWENNLSVIEKRTKEVIELCETLSFRSVSFPAVCTGAGGLKPNAVAKAMLDGISAAVTNQNVNTVSVVRIVLFKKDIFESFKSTVESCYGNTKRNEAAKKMKLKEKKKLKIENYCKPSIDILSLIPDEDVPPALFNVIGWHSKNVKEAKDNLESVFNTVYHEESLQDDNIFSLSVQDIQTLLETAKNKSVHVSVDQHDKSRLLLKGLRDDVIYIVQQVQLLVNSLLKRELEKRNQELVRCDVQWYYHEKNQSTPFTLETNFILEEAFSNNSIQVTVTDESMRMFNINLRKMVATTPDSSEEIELKRIENSLGSILQKKRVVVQKDQNRRKQDDSGTERYELCEENEGAEQ